DNA from Coleofasciculus chthonoplastes PCC 7420:
TGGTGACTCAGTATTTTCTCTCTCAACTTACCAAAGAACAACATCTGCGTCGTATTGAAGCGGGTATTCCTCAATCATGACCAACAGTAGCGAGCAAATTACTTTACAAGTGAATGGTGAATCCCGTACCTGTGCGGCTGACACCAAATTGCCTCAGCTTTTAGAACAGCTTGACCTAAATCCGCGCTTAGTGGCGGTTGAGTACAATGGCGAGATTCTTCACCGCCAGTTTTGGTCAGAGACTCAGATGAAGGATGGGGATCAGTTGGAAGTTGTGACGATTGTTGGTGGCGGGTAGGGGAGATGGGGAAGCTGGGGGAGCTGGGGGAGCTGGGGAAGCAGAGGGAGCAGAGGGAGCAATGTAGAGACGTGCCATGGCGCGTCTGGGAGCTGGGGGAGTTGGGGGAGATGAGGAAGTTAACTCAAAATTCTACCTTACCTGTTCCCTGTTCCCTGTTCCTTGA
Protein-coding regions in this window:
- the thiS gene encoding sulfur carrier protein ThiS is translated as MTNSSEQITLQVNGESRTCAADTKLPQLLEQLDLNPRLVAVEYNGEILHRQFWSETQMKDGDQLEVVTIVGGG